One window of Vanessa atalanta chromosome 9, ilVanAtal1.2, whole genome shotgun sequence genomic DNA carries:
- the LOC125066326 gene encoding protein bric-a-brac 2-like isoform X3 yields MLETQFSLSWEQHMFNISHGLSKFRQNGEFVDMTLAADGYFLKAHQMILSLVSPYIKDIIASLQCTHPVIFLDNVSYKTLCSILDYVYKGEVQVTKEQLDDLIKVGKVLQIKGLQEMTSQTTSSNLPSNLIDPSVIVDSNSSEDKDDPLQTKVETLEESEEQFSMTDDLTKNEFNNNQDLFEKDVELQLECNDGKVNDPAMSQIACSSNSNNADNSSFIINQDSNDFPTPFFTISNQGSLQLVLNRHLYFLKYKSTSASGHSQWKCVNYINTKCPAYVITKNDKVIQRHY; encoded by the exons ATGTTAGAAACACAATTTTCCTTGTCGTGGGAGCAACATATGTTTAACATAAGTCACGGTTTAAGTAAATTCCGCCAG aatggTGAATTTGTGGATATGACTTTAGCAGCTGATGGATACTTCTTAAAAGCTCATCAAATGATACTGTCCCTTGTTAGCCCATATATCAAAGATATCATAGCTTCATTACAATGCACACACcctgttatatttttagat AATGTatcatataaaactttatgCTCAATATtagattatgtatataaagGAGAAGTACAAGTTACAAAAGAACAACTAgatgatttaataaaagtcgGCAAAGTATTACAGATCAAAGGATTACAAGAAATG aCGTCACAAACAACATCCTCAAATTTACCATCAAATTTAATTGATCCTAGTGTCATAGTAGACTCAAATAGTTCAGAAGATAAAGATGATCCATTACAGACCAAAGTAGAAACTTTAGAGGAATCAGAGGAGCA ATTTAGCATGACAGATGATCTgacaaaaaatgaatttaataataatcaagatCTTTTTGAAAAGGATGTTGAATTACAATTAGAATGTAATGACGGAAAAGTGAATGATCCAGCTATGTCCCAGATAGCTTGCAGTAGTAATTCTAACAATGCTGATAATTCTTCTTTCATTATCAATCAAGATAGCAATG aTTTTCCAACTCCTTTCTTCACAATATCAAATCAGGGCTCGTTGCAGTTGGTATTAAATAGGcacttatattttcttaaatataaaagtacaagTGCATCTGGTCATTCACAATGGAAGTGCGTAAACTACATCAACACGAAGTGTCCCGCATATGTAATTACTAAAAATGATAAGGTTATCCAAAG gCATTATTGA
- the LOC125066326 gene encoding protein abrupt-like isoform X2 — MLETQFSLSWEQHMFNISHGLSKFRQNGEFVDMTLAADGYFLKAHQMILSLVSPYIKDIIASLQCTHPVIFLDTSQTTSSNLPSNLIDPSVIVDSNSSEDKDDPLQTKVETLEESEEQFSMTDDLTKNEFNNNQDLFEKDVELQLECNDGKVNDPAMSQIACSSNSNNADNSSFIINQDSNDFPTPFFTISNQGSLQLVLNRHLYFLKYKSTSASGHSQWKCVNYINTKCPAYVITKNDKVIQRHIRHAHPYHDIKIAKKVASGEMFSSMSNAEEFAKTKKDSKSRYNRGKKNYTE, encoded by the exons ATGTTAGAAACACAATTTTCCTTGTCGTGGGAGCAACATATGTTTAACATAAGTCACGGTTTAAGTAAATTCCGCCAG aatggTGAATTTGTGGATATGACTTTAGCAGCTGATGGATACTTCTTAAAAGCTCATCAAATGATACTGTCCCTTGTTAGCCCATATATCAAAGATATCATAGCTTCATTACAATGCACACACcctgttatatttttagat aCGTCACAAACAACATCCTCAAATTTACCATCAAATTTAATTGATCCTAGTGTCATAGTAGACTCAAATAGTTCAGAAGATAAAGATGATCCATTACAGACCAAAGTAGAAACTTTAGAGGAATCAGAGGAGCA ATTTAGCATGACAGATGATCTgacaaaaaatgaatttaataataatcaagatCTTTTTGAAAAGGATGTTGAATTACAATTAGAATGTAATGACGGAAAAGTGAATGATCCAGCTATGTCCCAGATAGCTTGCAGTAGTAATTCTAACAATGCTGATAATTCTTCTTTCATTATCAATCAAGATAGCAATG aTTTTCCAACTCCTTTCTTCACAATATCAAATCAGGGCTCGTTGCAGTTGGTATTAAATAGGcacttatattttcttaaatataaaagtacaagTGCATCTGGTCATTCACAATGGAAGTGCGTAAACTACATCAACACGAAGTGTCCCGCATATGTAATTACTAAAAATGATAAGGTTATCCAAAG GCATATTAGACATGCGCATCCATACCACGATATCAAGATCGCTAAGAAAGTTGCATCTGGTGAAATGTTTTCTAGTATGAGTAACGCTGAAGAATTTGCAAAAACGAAAAAGGATTCTAAATCTAGATATAATAGAGGGAAGAAAAATTATACAGAATAA
- the LOC125066326 gene encoding protein bric-a-brac 2-like isoform X1, whose amino-acid sequence MLETQFSLSWEQHMFNISHGLSKFRQNGEFVDMTLAADGYFLKAHQMILSLVSPYIKDIIASLQCTHPVIFLDNVSYKTLCSILDYVYKGEVQVTKEQLDDLIKVGKVLQIKGLQEMTSQTTSSNLPSNLIDPSVIVDSNSSEDKDDPLQTKVETLEESEEQFSMTDDLTKNEFNNNQDLFEKDVELQLECNDGKVNDPAMSQIACSSNSNNADNSSFIINQDSNDFPTPFFTISNQGSLQLVLNRHLYFLKYKSTSASGHSQWKCVNYINTKCPAYVITKNDKVIQRHIRHAHPYHDIKIAKKVASGEMFSSMSNAEEFAKTKKDSKSRYNRGKKNYTE is encoded by the exons ATGTTAGAAACACAATTTTCCTTGTCGTGGGAGCAACATATGTTTAACATAAGTCACGGTTTAAGTAAATTCCGCCAG aatggTGAATTTGTGGATATGACTTTAGCAGCTGATGGATACTTCTTAAAAGCTCATCAAATGATACTGTCCCTTGTTAGCCCATATATCAAAGATATCATAGCTTCATTACAATGCACACACcctgttatatttttagat AATGTatcatataaaactttatgCTCAATATtagattatgtatataaagGAGAAGTACAAGTTACAAAAGAACAACTAgatgatttaataaaagtcgGCAAAGTATTACAGATCAAAGGATTACAAGAAATG aCGTCACAAACAACATCCTCAAATTTACCATCAAATTTAATTGATCCTAGTGTCATAGTAGACTCAAATAGTTCAGAAGATAAAGATGATCCATTACAGACCAAAGTAGAAACTTTAGAGGAATCAGAGGAGCA ATTTAGCATGACAGATGATCTgacaaaaaatgaatttaataataatcaagatCTTTTTGAAAAGGATGTTGAATTACAATTAGAATGTAATGACGGAAAAGTGAATGATCCAGCTATGTCCCAGATAGCTTGCAGTAGTAATTCTAACAATGCTGATAATTCTTCTTTCATTATCAATCAAGATAGCAATG aTTTTCCAACTCCTTTCTTCACAATATCAAATCAGGGCTCGTTGCAGTTGGTATTAAATAGGcacttatattttcttaaatataaaagtacaagTGCATCTGGTCATTCACAATGGAAGTGCGTAAACTACATCAACACGAAGTGTCCCGCATATGTAATTACTAAAAATGATAAGGTTATCCAAAG GCATATTAGACATGCGCATCCATACCACGATATCAAGATCGCTAAGAAAGTTGCATCTGGTGAAATGTTTTCTAGTATGAGTAACGCTGAAGAATTTGCAAAAACGAAAAAGGATTCTAAATCTAGATATAATAGAGGGAAGAAAAATTATACAGAATAA
- the LOC125066326 gene encoding uncharacterized protein LOC125066326 isoform X4, whose amino-acid sequence MHTPCYIFRYYVYKGEVQVTKEQLDDLIKVGKVLQIKGLQEMTSQTTSSNLPSNLIDPSVIVDSNSSEDKDDPLQTKVETLEESEEQFSMTDDLTKNEFNNNQDLFEKDVELQLECNDGKVNDPAMSQIACSSNSNNADNSSFIINQDSNDFPTPFFTISNQGSLQLVLNRHLYFLKYKSTSASGHSQWKCVNYINTKCPAYVITKNDKVIQRHIRHAHPYHDIKIAKKVASGEMFSSMSNAEEFAKTKKDSKSRYNRGKKNYTE is encoded by the exons ATGCACACACcctgttatatttttagat attatgtatataaagGAGAAGTACAAGTTACAAAAGAACAACTAgatgatttaataaaagtcgGCAAAGTATTACAGATCAAAGGATTACAAGAAATG aCGTCACAAACAACATCCTCAAATTTACCATCAAATTTAATTGATCCTAGTGTCATAGTAGACTCAAATAGTTCAGAAGATAAAGATGATCCATTACAGACCAAAGTAGAAACTTTAGAGGAATCAGAGGAGCA ATTTAGCATGACAGATGATCTgacaaaaaatgaatttaataataatcaagatCTTTTTGAAAAGGATGTTGAATTACAATTAGAATGTAATGACGGAAAAGTGAATGATCCAGCTATGTCCCAGATAGCTTGCAGTAGTAATTCTAACAATGCTGATAATTCTTCTTTCATTATCAATCAAGATAGCAATG aTTTTCCAACTCCTTTCTTCACAATATCAAATCAGGGCTCGTTGCAGTTGGTATTAAATAGGcacttatattttcttaaatataaaagtacaagTGCATCTGGTCATTCACAATGGAAGTGCGTAAACTACATCAACACGAAGTGTCCCGCATATGTAATTACTAAAAATGATAAGGTTATCCAAAG GCATATTAGACATGCGCATCCATACCACGATATCAAGATCGCTAAGAAAGTTGCATCTGGTGAAATGTTTTCTAGTATGAGTAACGCTGAAGAATTTGCAAAAACGAAAAAGGATTCTAAATCTAGATATAATAGAGGGAAGAAAAATTATACAGAATAA